The following is a genomic window from Rhodospirillaceae bacterium.
TGGCCTGCGAACTCATACAAGTCACGTATGCCCCCCTGCCATCCTCCGTCGAACTAACCAAAGCCGCAAGTGAAGGGGCCCCTGAATTGTGGCCAGAGGAAGCCCCTCTTAACACAAGCTTTCTCTGGGAAACCGGAGATATCGAGGAAGTAACTGCCGCATTTCAGAAAGCTGAGCATTTGGTAGAAATTGATGTCATCAATAACCGCGTCGCAAATGCGTCAATAGAATGCAGGGGCGCAATCGGAATTCATGATGAAGAAAAAAATCTAAGCACATTGTACACGGCCTCACAAATGCCCCACCCTTTGAGAGAGGATCTCGCAAAAATTTTCGATGAACCTGAAAAAAATTTTCGAGTTGTAATCGACGACGTAGGTGGAGGCTTTGGCTCAAAAAATTCGATTTATGGAGAACAGGCTCTCGTCATCTGGGCAGCCCGAATGCTCGGTAAGCCAGTAAAATGGGTTGGTGAACGAAATGAAGCCTTCATTTCTGACTACTATGGTCGCGACAATGCCACTCATGCAACACTGGCATTAGATAAAGATGGCAAGTTCCTAGCTCTCTCAGTGGACGAGATGGCAAATCTTGGCGCATATTTATCAGGACGCGGCGCTATGTCACCGGTTAACAACCAACCTGCTCTTGCCGGCACATATACTACCCCGGCCATCCATGTTCGGGTCCGAGGAATGTTTACCAACACTGTTCCTACCGATGTATATAGAGGGGCGGGGCGTCCTGAAGCCGTGTATCTACTGGAACGTCTTATTGATAAAGCTGCTGATCAACTCCATATGGACCGCATCGACCTCAGACGCAGAAATATTATTGATCCAGATTGCTTCCCCTACAAAACGCCGCTGGGTCTAATATACGACAGTGGGCTTTTTGAAAAGAACCTAAATTTAGGGCTTTCTGAAATGGATTGGGAGAACTTTGAGGGCCGTCGAAACGAAGCTGAGAAACGAGGAAAAAGACTGGGAATTGGACTGGCCAACTATGTGGAAAGATGCGGACATGGAGTGTCTCAAGACGTAGATATGAAGGTCTCCAAAAATGGGGAAGTGACGGTTCTCATTGGAACAATGTCGAATGGACAAGGGCATGAAACAGCTTATGCGCAGATTGTTAACGAACTCCTACGAGTTGATCCAGAGAACGTTCGTGTGGTTCAGGGTGATACGGAACTAATAACGAATGGTTCAGGAACAGGCGGGTCTTGGTCTATACCGGTTGGTGGTGCAGCAATCTCCATTGCGGCAGAAGAAATTATCAAAAAGGGCAAACAGCTGGCAGGACACCTCTTGGAGGCAGCAGAGATTGATATAGAATTTAGAGNTGGATTATTCACTGTTGCTGGGACTGATCGATCCATTTCGTGGAACACTCTCGCCTCCAAGGCTTTTAATCGGTCCCTTTTGCCCCAAGGGATGTCGCCGGGACTTGAGGGAACAGGAGAATTTGTACCCACCAATCATACTTTCCCCAATGGCTGCCACCTGTGCGAGGTAGAAGTGGATCCCGACACCGGCTCGTTTTCAATTACGAGATACTTAGTAGTCCACGATTTTGGTGTAGTGCTAAACCCCCTCCTTTTGGAGGGCCAAGTTCATGGTGGTGTTGCCCAAGGTATCGGTCAAGCTGCCTTTGAGTGCACCCATTACGACGACCACGGTCAATTGAACTCAAGTTCATTTCTCGACTACAATATCCCTCGTGCTGACCAACTGCCCCCGATCGAATTTATTAGTAACCCTAGTCCTTGCCCAACAAATCCCTTAGGCTTTAAAGGCTGCGGGGAAGCGGGAGCTGCAGGCGCACCTCCTGCAGTAGTGAATGCTCTCGTCGATGCGGTTAAGGCCTTTGGGATCGATCATATCGATATGCCCTTGACACCTGAAAAAGTATGGCNCTCCATCAATAGTGCTAAAAATCAAATAGAGAGGTAGCTATCTTACTTGGCAAATTTGCATTCCCTACCCCCTAACATTTTTTTACCTTGGCACCAGAAATAGGAGTTTAAAAATGGAACTAGCAGACAGGGTGATAGTTATCACTGGCGGCAGTGGCGGGATAGGAAAAGCAATGGCTCAGGCATTTTTATCAGAAGGAGCCAGCAAAATTGTATTGGCAGATCTAGATGAGGAAGCAGTTAATCAGGCTGCTACTGACTTAGGTGCTGACGCCCGGGTCTGTGATGTCACGAAGGAGGAAGAGGTTCAATCTCTGGTGGATAACGTACTGGAACAATATCAAAGGATCGATCTTTTTTGTTCCAATGCTGGGGCCCTAGCCACAGCTGTTGGAGTATTAACAGACGCCGACAATGAAAGCTGGCAAGATCAATGGAACCTCAACGTTATGGCCCATCTTTACGCCGCCCGGGCT
Proteins encoded in this region:
- a CDS encoding carbon monoxide dehydrogenase, which produces MQKFGIGQPLKRKEDVRFLTGTGKYLDDLSFTGQAHAKFLRSPHAHARVTNVDTEKAKIAPGIIAVYCAEDILDAGLRHLPISFMPENAPPGYMPDFPLLATSKVRYVGEAIAMVVADSEAQAVLACELIQVTYAPLPSSVELTKAASEGAPELWPEEAPLNTSFLWETGDIEEVTAAFQKAEHLVEIDVINNRVANASIECRGAIGIHDEEKNLSTLYTASQMPHPLREDLAKIFDEPEKNFRVVIDDVGGGFGSKNSIYGEQALVIWAARMLGKPVKWVGERNEAFISDYYGRDNATHATLALDKDGKFLALSVDEMANLGAYLSGRGAMSPVNNQPALAGTYTTPAIHVRVRGMFTNTVPTDVYRGAGRPEAVYLLERLIDKAADQLHMDRIDLRRRNIIDPDCFPYKTPLGLIYDSGLFEKNLNLGLSEMDWENFEGRRNEAEKRGKRLGIGLANYVERCGHGVSQDVDMKVSKNGEVTVLIGTMSNGQGHETAYAQIVNELLRVDPENVRVVQGDTELITNGSGTGGSWSIPVGGAAISIAAEEIIKKGKQLAGHLLEAAEIDIEFRXGLFTVAGTDRSISWNTLASKAFNRSLLPQGMSPGLEGTGEFVPTNHTFPNGCHLCEVEVDPDTGSFSITRYLVVHDFGVVLNPLLLEGQVHGGVAQGIGQAAFECTHYDDHGQLNSSSFLDYNIPRADQLPPIEFISNPSPCPTNPLGFKGCGEAGAAGAPPAVVNALVDAVKAFGIDHIDMPLTPEKVWXSINSAKNQIER